From one Plasmodium coatneyi strain Hackeri chromosome 9, complete sequence genomic stretch:
- a CDS encoding Transcription elongation factor gives MGEKEEGSRNGESDGKEQDGEDVVEPIQFVDVNSTNIFDLDITQLDIRRVNNHMKLSDISQLYYYLNKNSFCYTSEERPYISNMLELKYFFSSNEVENYEILEQLKQHDARENSRMRKFNLGRLVARSKLEEKEMMGMSGGKRGPHKVGSALSEYGGVTQVGRGDDDSEADVQTAGGSDSGGGSNHDSDSNHSSHNHCDSDDGVVPLRGARPNWRNNQTKRHHTVGEAWHTSVSSTNSCHSSESISSTSSYSFCSSTSSSSDSSSSSSSSLSAFSPNRTDKGRKKVNHMSNLKILDVIKKYNENLEKIKTKKKKKIKSRIGKLKKYDTVSIQGHNNKMVMSQIYKIVRKKSSVSIIGQLIYSSSDCKKFLYNNIDCHMNRWSVLPCLGYLNDISEQEVLHRIQVYNFYEFIYLFDEFPLCCQHNRRLNGTQFGRIGNSADGANHSGPCEYDNEIVFNSAQRQKNNRRDHPTCSFRVFYYDQFLCKNAQMVPQLAKNCISINRSTGENFHFYKNSNVYTTIRDTYHVFHDPNNTYVLTNKCFEYLYFFCFNCDTYYDLNIVLCNLLYNHMNGLKNSDPVWEFTKMYPFVQKYKKTYDVRIKRQRVKQTDIYFICPNCILNNVYNIMEHLFFFYYFCDIVNAHNHDFLIYNEYVKNIFHVDLPFFCLYNVPKEKALLNAQKKKMPIVVQRGKNLPAHKGSKKKKNSLVCANGKRKSNRNGEVFPIERGGKHKIGNPMDSGNNTSTTVSTASSNTIGSDRSAVRVQGRAHVHAQAKAQELIATASHSPPLRDRHGEVAKGGSQKGQRISRTGMANREKEQLGGETTKMEYVKEEANEAENPSHPLEGSRVKGEVSPTQGCGQILQEEAKTNKRRSDRKRKKKKEDDDELFDEACLSYESEEEDTFEDYLDGHTDEDIVEENQILIDEVYSGDSDFCKEEQTSGRKRRKKTGKKVKPLKRESVKGKKSATREKATTAAGGTHSVGSIPGSGNSIAAVMKKEEELKTLVHDVRRTCNEGNATNRSISKYKKVIDKIKHALDKEVTTNAGTTTGKTTGTVTDTKELSERIVKGVIQNFSDKMEIKMKLFSICSNLMRKDNAELRKKILNGIIHATDLAHMDSSDLAPISLKNKRMEHERKYFYENIYLRENILDLKNSKKVEEEEVFHHPSVILEQKEQQPQQQQQLQQGNASIGQDSEVNGEGLIHPCEGKRGSFSNQSDELDTLKHGDNNGEEKNAIPPSSSNGNLSDCKIRRKGSSGNEDQEKEMGGMIPPMEKYSFEFTYQNLKGMYEHMPKYASAPIMTFLDNSYNRVVAIMDASKNEQL, from the coding sequence atgggggaaaaagaggaaggcaGCAGAAATGGCGAGAGTGATGGGAAGGAACAAGACGGAGAAGACGTGGTGGAACCAATACAATTTGTAGATGTGAACTCAACGAATATCTTCGACCTCGACATAACACAGTTAGATATAAGAAGAGTGAATAACCATATGAAGCTAAGTGACATAAGCCAGTTATACTACTACCTCAACAAGAACTCCTTCTGCTATACATCGGAGGAGAGGCCTTACATTTCTAACATGCTGGagttgaaatattttttttcctccaatgAGGTtgaaaattatgaaattCTGGAGCAGCTGAAACAGCATGATGCGAGGGAAAATTCGAGGATGCGTAAATTCAACCTGGGCCGCCTCGTAGCGCGCAGCAAACTGGAGGAGAAAGAAATGATGGGAATGTCAGGGGGGAAGAGGGGTCCACATAAAGTGGGATCCGCGTTGAGTGAATACGGCGGCGTTACGCAGGTGGGCAGGGGCGATGACGACAGTGAGGCGGATGTGCAAACCGCTGGTGGTAGCGACAGCGGTGGTGGTAGTAACCACGATAGTGATAGTAACCACAGTAGTCATAATCATTGCGATAGTGATGATGGTGTTGTCCCTCTCCGTGGGGCAAGACCAAATTGGAGGAATAACCAAACGAAGAGACACCATACCGTGGGGGAAGCGTGGCACACATCCGTGTCTTCTACAAACTCGTGTCACTCCTCCGAGTCGATTTCTTCAACCAGTTCGTACTCCTTCTGTTCGTCCACCTCATCGTCGTCCgactcttcctcctcttcgtcGTCTTCCCTCTCTGCATTCTCACCCAACAGAACAGACAAGGGACGGAAAAAAGTCAACCACATGagcaatttaaaaattctcGATGTAATCAAAAAGTACAAtgaaaatttagaaaaaataaaaacgaaaaaaaagaaaaaaattaaaagtcgTATTGGAaagctaaaaaaatatgacacGGTTAGCATCCAAGGACATAACAACAAAATGGTCATGTCACAGATATATAAGATTGTGAGAAAGAAGAGCAGCGTCAGCATTATAGGCCAATTAATATATAGCAGTAGTGACTGCAAGAAATTTCTATACAACAACATCGATTGTCACATGAACAGGTGGAGTGTGTTGCCCTGCTTGGGGTACCTGAACGATATTAGTGAGCAAGAGGTGCTTCACAGGATCCAGGTTTATAACTTTTACGAGTTCATTTACCTTTTTGATGAGTTTCCCCTGTGTTGTCAGCATAATAGGAGGTTAAACGGGACTCAGTTCGGGCGAATAGGCAACTCCGCAGACGGGGCAAATCACAGCGGTCCCTGCGAGTACGACAACGAAATTGTGTTCAACTCAGCACAGCGGCAGAAGAATAACAGGAGGGACCATCCCACTTGCAGCTTTAGAGTATTTTACTACGATcaatttttgtgtaaaaacGCGCAGATGGTTCCGCAGTTAGCCAAAAATTGCATAAGCATAAACAGGAGCACTGGAgaaaatttccatttttacaaaaattcaAACGTCTACACAACGATAAGGGACACCTACCATGTTTTTCATGACCCAAACAATACCTACGTATTGACCAACAAATGTTTTGAGTACCTGTACTTCTTCTGTTTTAACTGTGACACGTATTATGATTTAAATATAGTCCTGTGTAACCTTCTATATAACCACATGAACGGTTTGAAGAATTCCGACCCAGTTTGGGAATTCACCAAAATGTACCCCTTCGTTcagaagtacaaaaaaacatatgACGTAAGGATCAAAAGACAAAGAGTAAAACAAACggatatttattttatctgcCCGAATTGTATTCTCAATAATGTATACAATATCATGGAacatctcttttttttttattacttttgCGATATTGTTAACGCGCATAATCAtgattttttaatttacaatgagtatgtgaaaaatattttccacgttGACCTTCCGTTTTTTTGCCTGTACAATGTGCCCAAGGAGAAGGCGCTGCTAAATgctcagaaaaaaaaaatgccaattgTTGTtcagagggggaaaaatttgCCTGCACATAAAGggagcaagaaaaaaaaaaactccctcGTGTGTGCAAACGGGAAACGCAAAAGCAACAGAAACGGGGAGGTGTTCCCCATCGAGCGTGGGGGCAAACATAAAATCGGCAACCCCATGGACAGTGGCAACAATACCAGCACGACCGTCAGTACCGCCAGTAGCAATACCATTGGCAGTGACCGTTCCGCAGTTCGGGTGCAGGGACGGGCACACGTACATGCACAGGCAAAGGCACAGGAACTGATCGCTACAGCTTCCCACTCACCACCCTTGCGTGATCGTCACGGCGAAGTGGCCAAAGGCGGAAGCCAAAAGGGGCAGCGAATTTCACGCACGGGCATGGCTAACAGGGAAAAGGAGCAACTCGGGGGGGAAACAACCAAAATGGAATatgtaaaggaggaagccaATGAAGCGGAAAATCCAAGTCATCCCTTAGAAGGAAGCCGTGTTAAGGGGGAGGTGTCCCCTACGCAGGGCTGCGGGCAGATCCTCCAGGAAGAAGCCAAAACTAACAAAAGACGCAGCgacaggaagaggaagaaaaaaaaggaagacgacGATGAGCTATTTGATGAGGCGTGCCTGTCATACGAAagcgaagaggaagataccTTCGAAGATTATCTGGATGGACACACGGACGAAGATATTGTGGAGGAGAACCAAATTTTAATTGATGAGGTGTATAGCGGGGATTCTGATTTTTGCAAAGAGGAGCAGACTTCCGgcaggaaaagaaggaagaagacggGCAAGAAAGTGAAGCCACTTAAGAGGGAGAGCgttaaggggaagaagagtgCCACAAGGGAGAAGGCAACCACTGCAGCAGGGGGTACCCATTCCGTGGGGAGCATCCCAGGAAGTGGGAATTCCATAGCCGCagtgatgaagaaggaagaagagttGAAAACGCTCGTTCACGACGTGAGGCGTACTTGCAACGAAGGCAACGCAACGAACAGAAGCATAAgtaaatacaaaaaagtgatagacaaaataaaacacgCCCTCGATAAGGAAGTCACAACAAATGCAGGCACAACTACAGGTAAAACTACAGGCACCGTTACAGACACGAAGGAACTGAGTGAACGAATCGTAAAAGGAGTCATACAAAACTTCAGcgacaaaatggaaataaagaTGAAGCTATTTTCCATCTGTTCTAACCTCATGCGGAAGGACAACGCtgaattgagaaaaaaaatactgaATGGAATAATACATGCCACAGATTTAGCTCACATGGACTCCTCTGACTTAGCTCCCATTAGCTTGAAAAACAAGAGGATGGAACACGAGAGGAAGTACTTCTATGAAAACATTTACCTCCGTGAGAATATTCTCGATTtgaaaaatagtaaaaaggtggaagaagaggaagtttTTCATCACCCAAGTGTCATTCTGGAGCAGAAGGAGCAACAAccgcagcagcaacaacagctGCAGCAGGGAAATGCATCGATTGGCCAAGATAGTGAAGTGAATGGTGAAGGGCTAATTCATCCCTGtgagggaaaaaggggatcgTTTTCCAATCAGAGCGATGAGTTGGATACGTTAAAACATGGGGATAACAATggagaggagaaaaatgccaTCCCCCCTAGTAGCAGTAATGGCAACTTGAGCGATTGCaaaataaggagaaaaggatCCTCCGGAAATGAAGACcaggagaaggaaatggGGGGGATGATACCACCTATGGAGAAATATTCCTTTGAATTTACCTACCAGAATTTGAAGGGCATGTATGAGCACATGCCTAAATATGCCTCAGCCCCCATTATGACCTTCCTGGACAATTCCTACAACCGGGTCGTTGCCATCATGGATGCCAGCAAGAATGAGCAGCTTTAA
- a CDS encoding Prefoldin subunit 5 — MACDLEKIEQKEREQPNVVIQLNSLGLDELISLTLKLEEEWKLIKKNYAILEGAVVTYDKCKNSVEQLNPTKFEAKNFNAFMNELERSELIKLCNKEQTTSRRVLTGGEEPKGKDSLQQLDTLIDQIDINKKDAEEEKGLEVHIPLTSLVYIPGKIVDTENFLIRMGTNYYVQRNAKQTIEYFNNKIGKLNEQIKKLKVTLIEKKNEIDLCKNYIQLKRQMQMTAAGGAATGTNANVQQATPRAANP, encoded by the exons ATGGCGTGcgatttagaaaaaattgagcagAAGGAGCGGGAGCAGCCCAACGTCGTCATTCAGTTAAATTCGCTGGGATTGGATGAGCTCATATCACTGACATTGAAGTTGGAGGAG GAATGGAaactaataaaaaagaattacgcCATTTTGGAAGGCGCAGTCGTAACATACGACAAATGCAAAAACTCCGTGGAGCAACTAAACCCCACCAAATTCGAAGCGAAGAATTTCAATGCCTTTATGAATGAGTTAGAGAGATCCGAACTGATCAAATTGTGCAACAAGGAACAGACTACTAGCAGGAGAGTACTCACCGGAGGTGAAGAACCCAAAGGGAAGGACAGCCTGCAGCAGCTCGACACCCTGATTGATCAGATAGACATTAACAAGAAGGATgcagaggaagagaaggggcTGGAAGTCCACATCCCCCTGACGTCTCTGGTTTATATACCGG GCAAAATCGTCGACACGGAAAACTTCCTCATTCGCATGGGGACCAACTACTACGTGCAGAGGAACGCCAAGCAGACCATCGAgtattttaataacaaaatagGGAAGctaaatgaacaaataaaaaagctcAAAGTTACCCtcatagagaaaaaaaacgaaatagaCCTTTGCAAAAATTACATTCAACTGAAGAGGCAGATGCAAATGACTGCCGCAGGAGGTGCTGCTACCGGTACAAATGCAAACGTGCAGCAGGCCACGCCGCGTGCTGCCAATCCGTAG
- a CDS encoding Multiprotein bridging factor type 1 — MDHQDLKPVIWHKTEKKPKPKNIGEARKLGIDVEVEKKFLGGKNKSCKGNLIIENKAKIEQETENFRIDRVTPVFSRALQQARINKKLTQAQLARLVNESESVIKEYENGKAIPNNVIIQKLNRVLGINLPSPKKK, encoded by the coding sequence ATGGACCACCAAGACCTGAAGCCCGTCATCTGGCACAAAACGGAGAAGAAGCCCAAGCCGAAGAACATAGGGGAGGCGAGAAAGCTAGGCATCGATGTGGAGgtagagaaaaaattcctcggaggaaaaaacaaatctTGCAAGGGAAATTTAATAATAGAAAACAAAGCCAAGATAGAACAGGAAACCGAAAACTTCCGCATCGACAGGGTTACGCCAGTCTTTTCCAGAGCCTTGCAACAAGCgagaattaataaaaaactaACACAAGCTCAGCTAGCTAGACTAGTCAACGAAAGTGAGTCCGTTATAAAAGAGTACGAGAATGGGAAGGCCATCCCAAATAATGTGATAATTCAGAAGCTGAACCGGGTCCTGGGTATTAATTTACCTTCCCCCaagaagaagtga